The Virgibacillus phasianinus genome includes a window with the following:
- a CDS encoding type II toxin-antitoxin system PemK/MazF family toxin has protein sequence MYKQGDIVLIPVPFSDLKHRKQRPVLIISSDSYNEMTEDIVVLAITSKLKDLAYSVAIESKDLTEGELKVTSEIRADKLYTLSKNIIRKKFGQVNTGILEGVRVKIKRTDKITVSRGAVYSPLCCMEIPVAFHFYVQGLDFGMGILLNEIATNGL, from the coding sequence ATGTATAAACAAGGTGATATTGTTTTAATACCAGTTCCATTCAGTGATTTAAAACATCGAAAGCAACGTCCTGTACTCATTATTTCAAGCGATAGTTATAACGAAATGACTGAAGATATCGTAGTTTTAGCCATCACTTCAAAATTAAAGGACCTTGCGTATTCAGTAGCGATTGAATCAAAAGATTTAACAGAGGGTGAACTTAAAGTAACATCAGAAATTAGGGCAGATAAACTATACACACTTTCAAAAAATATCATCAGAAAGAAATTTGGACAGGTGAACACTGGGATTTTGGAAGGTGTTCGGGTAAAAATAAAACGAACTGATAAAATAACTGTGAGCAGGGGGGCTGTGTACAGTCCTCTTTGTTGTATGGAAATTCCTGTGGCTTTCCATTTTTATGTGCAGGGGCTCGATTTCGGCATGGGGATATTGTTGAATGAAATTGCCACAAACGGTCTGTAA